The nucleotide window tccccgtccCTGGTGGCGCCTCCtccatccttgtccccatcccgtgtccccgtgtccccccacgtccccagtgatgtccccatgtcccccattctcccaatgtccccgtgtccccccatgtccctgtgtccccccagtgtccccatatccccaggtcccccagtgtccccatgtcccagtgacccccagtgaccccaatgtcccccatcgccccaatgtccccatgtccccccatgtccctgtgtccccccagtgtccccatatccccaggtcccccagtgtccccatgtccccccatgtcccagtgacccccagtgaccccaaggtgcccccagggtcctagagcccccccagtgaccccaatgtcccccatcgccccaatgtccccaatgtccccatgtcctcccaaTGTCCCAAATattcccatgtccctgtgtccccacgtccctgtgtccccccagtgtccccatgtccccccatatccccaagTCCCCATAtgcccatgtccccccatgtcccagtGACCCTGAGTGacccccaggtgtccccagggtcctagagcccccccagtggcccccagtgacccccaggtgtccccagggtcctagagccccccAGTGACCCTGAGTGacccccaggtgtccccagggtcctagagcccccccagtgacccccagtgacccccagggtccaGGAGTCCCCCAGTGACCCTGATGTCCCCCatcaccccaatgtccccatcaccccgatgtccccaatgtccccaatgtccccgatgtcccccatcaccccaatgtccccgatgtccccgatgtcccccaTCAacccaatgtcccccatgtccctgatgtcccccaTCAAcccaatgtccccatcaccccagtgtccccaatgtccccagtgtccccatcaccccaatgtccccatcaccccaatgtccccaatgtcccccatgtccctgatgtTCCCCatcaccccaatgtcccccatcaccccagtgtccccaatgtcccccatcaccccaatgtccccatcaccccagtgtccccaatgtcccccatcaccacaatgtccccatcaccccaatgtccccagtgtccccaatgtccccagtgtccccatcaccccagtgtccccaatgtccccagtgtccccatcaccccaatgtccccatcaccccaatgtccccaatgtcccccatgtccctgatgtTCCCCATCAAcccaatgtccccatcaccccagtGTCCTCAATGTCCCCCatcaccccaatgtccccatcaccccagtgtccccaatgtcccccatgtccctgatgtTCCCCATCAAcccaatgtccccatcaccccagtgtccccaatgtccccagtgtccccatcaccccaatgtccccatcaccccaatgtccccaatgtcccccatgtccctgatgtTCCCCatcaccccaatgtccccatcaccccagtgtccccaatgtcccccatcaccacaatgtccccatcaccccaatgtccccagtgtccccatcaccccagtgtccccatcaccccagtgtccccaatgtccccagtgtccccatcaccccaatgtccccatcaccccaatgtccccaatgtcccccatgtccctgatgtTCCCCATCAAcccaatgtccccatcaccccagtGTCCCTAATGTCCCCCatcaccccaatgtccccatcaccccaatgtccccgatgtccccgatgtcccccatcaccccaatgtcccccatgtccccgatgtcccccatcaccccaatgtcccccatcaccccaatgtccccaacgtccccaacgtccccgtgtccccaggccaTGGCGCTGCCCGgctggaagctgcagctgctggagcggcGCCGGCGGGAGGACGAGGCCGCGCGGCGCCgggagcaggagctgcgggACCGGGCGGCTCAGCTGCCCCCCTGGAAACGGGACCTGCTGCAGCGCCGCCGCGCCAAGGCCACCGCTGTCCCCGCCGCTGTCCCCGCCGTCACCTCCCCCGGGGCCACCGACGGGGGCtgggacggggacggggacgcggCGGCGCGAGGGACGCGGGTCAGCCGGCTGCTCAGTCGTTTCGGTGACGGCGCCGGCGGGGACGTCACCGGGGGGTCCCCCGAGCGTCAGCGCgagctgggggacacgggggacgaGGGGAGGGGGAGATATGGGGCGGGCAGGGaccagggcttggggacagtTGATGGTCTGGGGACCACCAAGGCTTTGGGGACAGTTGAGGGTTTGGGGACAAccaggggtttggggacacttgagggacagcaggtgacagaGACTCATAGGATGGTCAAGGGCTTGGGGACAGTTGAGGGTCTGGGGACCACCAAGGGCTTGGGGACAGTTGATGGTTTGGGGACAACCAggggcttggggacacttgTGGGTCTGGGGACCACCAAGGGTTTGGGGACAGTTGAGGGTTTGGGGACAACCAGGGGCTTGGGGACAGTTGATGGTTTGGGGACCACCAAGGGTTTGGGGACAGTTGATGGCTTGGGGACAACCAggggcttggggacacttgagggacagcaggtgacagaGACTCATAGGATGGTCAAGGGCTTGGGGACAGTTGAGGGTCTGGGGACAACCAggggcttggggacacttgAGGGTCTGGGGACCACCAAGGGTTTGGGGACAGTTGAGGGTTTGGGGACAACCAggggcttggggacacttgagggacagcaggtgacagaGACTCATAGGATGGTCAAGGGCTTGGGGACAGTTGAGGGTCTGGGGACAACCAggggcttggggacacttgAGGGTCTGGGGACCACCAAGGGTTTGGGGACAGTTGAGGGTTTGGGGACAACCAggggcttggggacacttgAGGGTCTGGGGACCACCAAGGGTTTGGGGCCAGTTGATGGTTTGGGGACCACCAAGGGTTTGGGGACAGTTGATGGCTTGGGGACAACCAggggcttggggacacttgagggacagcaggtgacagaGACTCATAGGATGGTCAagggcttggggacagctgAGGTTTTGGGGACAACCAGGGGCTTGGGGACAGTTGAGGGACAACAGGTGACAGAGACCCAGAGGGTGGCCAAGGGCCATGGGTTGGCCACCATCTTGGGGACAGTTGATGGTTTGGGGACAACCAGGGGCTTGGGGACAGTTGAGGGACAAGGGACACTTGAGGGTCTGGGGACCACCAAGGGCTTGGGGACAACTGAGGGACAACAGGTGACAGAGACCCAGAGGGTGGCCAAGGGCCATGGGTTGGCCACCGTCTTGGGGACACTTGATGGTTTGGGGACAACCAAGAGCGTGGGGACAGTTGAGGGACAAGGGACAACCGAGGCCCGTTGGACGGTCAAGGGTCACGGGTTGGGGACAGTTGAGGGACAAGGGACAACCAagggcttggggacactgggggacaagGACTCGGGGCCAGTTGAGGGACACGGGATGGTCAAGGGGATGGTCAAGAGCTGGAAGATGGTGGAGGGACGGGGGGgccaggggacagcggggacactggggggacaagggacagtcGGTGGCCACGAGGCCACCAGGAAAGAGGAAGGAGCAGGCCCGGCCAAGGCGGCCATGACGGTTGTGACCACCAGTCCCCCCAAGGCGGCCATGACGCCCGCGAAGACCACGAGTCCCACCCCGGCGATGGCGCCGTCGGCACCCACGAGCCCctcaagtccaaccacaaccacGGCGGCCATGGCGCCCACGAAGACCACGAGTCCCACCCCGGCGATGGCGCCGTCGGCACCCACGAGCCCCTCAAGTCCAACCAAAGCCATGGCGGCCATGGCGCCCATGAAGACCACGAGTCCCACCCCGGCGATGGCGCCGTCGGCACCAACAACTCCCTCAAGTCCAACCAAAGCCATGGCGGCCATGGCGCCCGCGAAGACCACGAGTCCCACCCTGCCGATGGCGCCGTCGGCACCCACGAGCCCCTCAAGTCCAACCAAAGCCATGGTGGCCATGGCGCCCACGAAGACCACGAGTCCCACCCCGGCGATGGCGCCGTCGGCACCCACGAGTCTCccaagtccaaccacaaccacGGCGGCCATGGCGCCCACGAAGACCATGGCGTCCATGGCCACCCCAAGTCCGACCAACAGCGCGGCGGCCATGACGCCTGTGACCACCACGAGTCCCTCAAGTCCCACCACGCCCACAGCGGCCATGACGCCCGTGGTGACCGTGACGCCCATGAGTCCCTCAAGTCCAACCCAGGCCACGGCGGCCATGACGCCCATGACCACCTCCAGTCCCACCAAGGCGGCCATGACACCCACGGCCACCATGAGTCCCTCAAGTCCCACCACGCCCACGGCGGCCATGACGGCTGTGACCACCTCAAGTCCCACCGAGGCGGCCATGACGGTCGTGACCTCAAGTTCTACCAAGGCGGCCATGACACTTGTGGCCACCTCAAGTCCCACCACGCCCACGGCGGCCATGACACCCACGACCACCTCAAGTCCCACCGAGGCGGCCATGACGGTCGTGACCTCAAGTTCTACCAAGGCGGCCATGACACCTGTGGCCACCTCAAGTCCCACCGAGGCGGCCATGACGGTCGCGACCACCTCAAGTCCCACCGCGCCCGCGGCGCCCGCGACCACCGCGAGTCCCTCAGGCCCCAGCAAAGCCGCGGCGGCCATGCCGCCCTCAAGCCCGACCACGCCCCCGTCGGCCACgccagccccgccccccgcgcagGGCGTggcgggggcgtggccgggcGTGGCCGCGGGCGCCATGCGGGGGTCGGGGCGCCGCGCCGCGGGCCCCCCCGTGCCCGGGCACCCGGCGCTGCAGCGCCGCAGCGGGAACACCATCACGGTgcggccgcgccgcgccgcatCCCCCCCTGCacgccccgccgccccctcggCCCCCGAGGCGCCTCCCGGGGCCCCCAAGAAGCGCTACCCCACGGCCGAGGAGATCACGGTCATCGGGGGGTACCTGGTGCTGCCGCGCT belongs to Caloenas nicobarica isolate bCalNic1 chromosome 35, bCalNic1.hap1, whole genome shotgun sequence and includes:
- the PPP1R18 gene encoding phostensin yields the protein MALPGWKLQLLERRRREDEAARRREQELRDRAAQLPPWKRDLLQRRRAKATAVPAAVPAVTSPGATDGGWDGDGDAAARGTRVSRLLSRFGDGAGGDVTGGSPERQRELGDTGDEGRGRYGAGRDQGLGTVDVEGQGTTKGLGTLGDKDSGPVEGHGMVKGMVKSWKMVEGRGGQGTAGTLGGQGTVGGHEATRKEEGAGPAKAAMTVVTTSPPKAAMTPAKTTSPTPAMAPSAPTSPSSPTTTTAAMAPTKTTSPTPAMAPSAPTSPSSPTKAMAAMAPMKTTSPTPAMAPSAPTTPSSPTKAMAAMAPAKTTSPTLPMAPSAPTSPSSPTKAMVAMAPTKTTSPTPAMAPSAPTSLPSPTTTTAAMAPTKTMASMATPSPTNSAAAMTPVTTTSPSSPTTPTAAMTPVVTVTPMSPSSPTQATAAMTPMTTSSPTKAAMTPTATMSPSSPTTPTAAMTAVTTSSPTEAAMTVVTSSSTKAAMTLVATSSPTTPTAAMTPTTTSSPTEAAMTVVTSSSTKAAMTPVATSSPTEAAMTVATTSSPTAPAAPATTASPSGPSKAAAAMPPSSPTTPPSATPAPPPAQGVAGAWPGVAAGAMRGSGRRAAGPPVPGHPALQRRSGNTITVRPRRAASPPARPAAPSAPEAPPGAPKKRYPTAEEITVIGGYLVLPRSCLAKTHPRQKKLKIWFSERDLERTFRYPAEGAAWGPPEDPASPPSPPGPPGTPRDPEDDEDEEEPAPARGGPGGLRGRALIVDESCRR